Proteins found in one Planococcus citri chromosome 2, ihPlaCitr1.1, whole genome shotgun sequence genomic segment:
- the LOC135833728 gene encoding juvenile hormone esterase-like: protein MTALSIKYWKDTVTMHYLVKNTAAKCNADINENYTIMFEFKSIENILLSLVLISPVFSHVYLNTSLGLVKGTVMLSRNGNPFYAFLGLPYAHPPVGDLRFTNPIPYTIPWHDEYDATKQASFCIHSRLNFVIEGSEDCLYLNVYTPQLPSKNTTKLPVWFYIHPGRRLFGDPSTQRWGPHYIMDEPVIFVTAAYRLNSFGFLSMEDDVIPGNFGLKDQAAALLWIQRYISDYGGDPDRVTISGESSGGVDVSLHLSSPLSQPLFHRAIMQSGSHLNYRTVVKSGGSRRQAWKLASVVGCNKPYIKTSEDLLNCLRTIPAPLLTISIFFMMHDYILPHTYFGIVIENSNSEGAFLTLHPILEMQNPSNKTIMMGTNTNEGHQKAIAIFSPPYPGKKLKLKIRDHFLDDYQRLFPILFGFDHLPNRIVVMEEIKLKYFSEKPLKKSYHGIATAFGICTVQLNMIESALQYKGPKYFYHYDHLNIISYKKMYDVQYNLHTNESMGVVHGEEFRSIFHQEIMFPPVLDGEDRIVSERVVKLWSNFVAYGNPNGLSGEQIWKPVTTSDLEYLHISTSHLTMKTRPFWDEYIFFKRLGNPPLMNLTIYETLFSQNEIHSES from the exons AAAATATTGGAAGGACACGGTCACTATGCactatttggtgaaaaataccgCAGCGAAGTGTAACGCCGACATAAACGAAAACTACACCATTATGTTCGAGTtcaaaagtattgaaaatattttactatCATTGGTACTAATTTCGCCAGTATTTAGTCATGTGTACTTGAACACCTCGCTGGGCCTCGTGAAGGGGACAGTGATGCTCAGTCGTAATGGTAACCCATTCTATGCATTTTTAGGATTACCTTATGCTCATCCACCTGTAGGAGATCTGAGATTTACA AATCCCATTCCATATACCATTCCCTGGCACGACGAATACGATGCAACCAAACAAGCATCATTTTGCATACACTCGCGGTTGAATTTTGTTATCGAAGGCTCCGAAGACTGTTTATATTTGAACGTGTACACACCACAG TTACCATCGAAAAATACCACCAAATTACCGGTATGGTTTTACATTCATCCTGGAAGGAGGCTTTTTGGAGACCCTTCCACTCAACGATGGGGTCCTCACTACATTATGGACGAACCGGTGATCTTTGTAACTGCAGCATATCGACTCAATTCTTTCG gctttttgagCATGGAAGATGATGTGATACCGGGTAATTTCGGATTAAAAGATCAAGCAGCTGCGTTACTTTGGATTCAGAGATACATATCTGATTATGGAGGCGATCCTGATCGAGTCACCATCTCAGGCGAAAGCTCAGGAGGGGTTGACGTCAGTTTACATTTATCTTCTCCTCTATCTCAGC CATTATTCCATCGAGCCATCATGCAGAGCGGATCTCATTTAAACTACCGGACGGTGGTGAAATCAGGAGGCTCTAGAAGACAAGCCTGGAAACTAGCATCAGTCGTTGGATGTAATAAACCATACATAAAAACTTCGGAAGACTTGCTCAACTGTCTGCGTACGATCCCTGCGCCATTGCTGactatctcgatttttttcatgatg CACGACTACATTTTACCACACACGTATTTTGGAATagttattgaaaattcgaaCTCAGAAGGAGCTTTTCTCACCTTGCATCCGATACTGGAAATGCAAAATCCTTCCAATAAAACCATCATGATGGGCACAAATACGAACGAAGGTCATCAAAAAGCGATCG ctatATTCTCACCACCTTATCCAGGCAAAAAACTCAAACTCAAAATTAGAGATCATTTTTTGGACGATTACCAGCGCttgtttccaattttatttggttttgaTCATTTGCCAAATCGGATAGTTGTGAtggaagaaataaaattgaaatatttttcagaaaaaccattGAAGAAATCGTATCATGGAATCGCAACG GCTTTTGGAATCTGTACAGTACAGCTCAATATGATTGAATCTGCTCTGCAATACAAAGGTCCCAAATACTTTTACCATTACGATCACTTGAATATAATCAGctataaaaaaatgtacgatGTCCAGTACAATCTACATACCAACGAATCCATGG GAGTAGTTCATGGAGAGGAATTCAGAAGTATCTTCCACCAAGAAATCATGTTTCCACCCGTTCTTGATGGAGAAGACAGAATAGTTTCAGAGCGAGTCGTCAAGTTGTGGAGTAACTTCGTGGCATATGg GAATCCAAATGGGCTATCCGGAGAACAAATTTGGAAACCAGTGACAACTTCAGATTTAGAATACCTACACATTTCCACATCACATCTCACAATGAAAACCAGACCGTTTTGGGAcgagtatatatttttcaaacgacTGGGAAATCCGCCGTTGATGAACTTGACCATATACGAGACATTATTTTCGCAAAATGAGATCCATTCTGAATCATGA
- the LOC135833732 gene encoding juvenile hormone esterase-like — MSETYKNGIIRSLLLLFFIFETVRSAVYIDTKLGHIKGTKGTSRDGKKFNIFLKIPYAQPPLGKLRFRNPAPVQPWNGTLDGTIHPPLCPQLLPVALLGDEDCLYLNVYTPSVEKDAKLPVLIWIHPGRRLFGDALPSHYGPEYFMDKPMIIITANYRLGGLGFFSTEDEAASGNWGLKDQSAILKWTRNYISDFGGDPTNITLCGESSSAVDVALHLHSTLSRGQFDKGISQSGHPMNFRTILPKGVSVSRAWALARMTHCHNETVKTSEDLVECLRTIPAHEIVLKTYFLSYDYVLPHSVFGPVIEEKSAGAFLTSHPIQDHSKITNKVPWLLGVTTDEGSQKTLGLYSRKIWWNHIIGNYQRIFPELFSYEHLPNATNITEILIEKYVGEKPLIEAFEEISKMFGFCTVHLGSIEAAINYGGPTYFYHFDHLHDVPYVRIYLYLLRMYAKKKTGVIHGEEIRGLFYQPYLFPPVVKGPDRYVSDNLINFWYNFAAFSNPNGPRKGEQVWKPVRTKNLEYLYISGQDISMKSNPFWEEYHYWKNLSMPPLLTSRMLNDRKILSVFM, encoded by the exons atgagcgAAACGTACAAAAATGGAATCATTCGCTCTCTCTtgctattatttttcattttcgaaacgGTTCGAAGTGCGGTATACATCGATACGAAATTAGGGCACATAAAAGGCACCAAAGGTACGAGTCgtgatgggaaaaaattcaatatttttctaaaaatacctTACGCTCAACCACCGTTGGGGAAATTGAGGTTTCGG AACCCAGCTCCAGTCCAACCGTGGAATGGTACATTGGATGGGACAATTCATCCACCACTTTGTCCACAGTTACTACCTGTAGCCTTATTAGGAGATGAAGATTGCCTATACTTGAACGTATACACTCCA AGTGTAGAGAAAGACGCCAAATTGCCAGTTCTGATATGGATTCATCCTGGCAGAAGGTTATTCGGAGACGCCCTGCCTTCTCACTACGGTCCCGAGTACTTTATGGATAAACCGATGATAATAATCACCGCCAATTACCGTCTGGGAGGACTAG GTTTTTTCAGCACCGAGGACGAAGCAGCAAGTGGCAATTGGGGACTAAAGGATCAATCAGCCATATTAAAATGGACTCGAAACTATATCAGTGATTTCGGAGGCGATCCTACCAACATCACGTTATGTGGAGAGAGCTCGTCAGCTGTTGATGTAGCTCTACATTTGCACTCTACTTTATCCAGAG GTCAATTCGATAAAGGAATTTCGCAAAGTGGACATCCCATGAATTTCAGGACTATTCTGCCAAAAGGGGTGAGCGTATCACGAGCATGGGCTCTGGCAAGAATGACCCACTGCCATAATGAGACTGTGAAGACCTCCGAAGATCTAGTCGAATGTTTACGAACAATTCCCGCTCATGAGATAGTCCTTAAGACTTATTTCCTATCG taCGACTACGTCCTTCCACATTCCGTTTTTGGTCCAGTCATCGAAGAAAAATCTGCAGGAGCTTTTCTCACCAGCCATCCGATACAAGATCACAGCAAGATTACCAACAAGGTGCCTTGGCTTCTAGGAGTGACCACAGATGAAGGATCACAAAAGACATTGG GTCTTTACAGCCGAAAAATATGGTGGAATCACATCATCGGCAACTACCAACGAATATTTCCCGAATTATTCAGTTACGAGCATTTACCAAATGCCACCAACATCACGGAAATCTTGATAGAGAAATACGTAGGTGAAAAACCACTGATCGAAGCTTTTGAAGAAATAtccaag ATGTTTGGATTTTGTACAGTACATTTGGGCAGTATAGAAGCAGCCATTAATTACGGAGGGCCCACGTATTTCTACCATTTCGACCATTTACACGATGTCCCTTACGTGAGGATATATCTATATTTACTCAGAATGTACGCTAAAAAGAAAACAG GAGTAATTCACGGAGAGGAAATAAGAGGCTTATTTTATCAACCTTACTTGTTCCCTCCGGTCGTAAAAGGACCAGATAGATACGTATCCgataatttgattaatttttggtataattttgcaGCATTCAG caaccCCAACGGACCTAGGAAAGGAGAACAAGTATGGAAACCTGTACGTACAAAAAATCTAGAATACCTATACATAAGTGGCCAGGATATATCCATGAAATCGAACCCCTTTTGGGAAGAATACCACTATTGGAAGAATCTATCAATGCCACCCCTGCTCACATCTCGCATGCTCAATGACCGTAAAATATTAAGTGTTTTTATGTAG
- the LOC135833734 gene encoding juvenile hormone esterase-like: MYSTVNIVFFILVGHFSLSQCVVYVDTRLGTIKGTTMLSRDGNKFDAFLNVPYAKPPVGELRFQNPEPPEPWNGTLDATKYGKKCIQPWLGTIVGSEDCLHMNIYTPRTKKSENTTKFPIWVFIFGGKKLFGEPAPYKYGPQYIMDKPVILITVSYRLGPFGFLSTEDDSISGNFGLKDEAAALKWIQHHIGAFGGDPSNVTISGGSSGAIDVNFLLYSPLSNGLFHKAISQSGLALNSDAIQKPGEARKLSWKLGNLVGCNTSTLRTSQELAKCLKTIPATQLEKATFKLTHDYILPFMLFGPVLENKSNKGSFLVEDPCLSIRRPSSIPWMIGGIKDEGSQRVLTLFSKSSIIDHFERNYLTLLPQYFRYSTFDRAAEVTEVIKARYIGEQKFNESFYEIASIYGFGNFHLGTIETVSRYRGPVYLYLYDYDNKYAYLKTYLELLATRTKHKLGAVHGEELISLYYNPLLYPPVLDGNDRIVSDQVVNLWYNFVAYGNPNGRTDHQLWKPSSPNGLEYLHINNLTLTMKQNYFLGEEYRFWKQIGSPTLCRTLSNL; the protein is encoded by the exons ATGTATTCAACGgtcaatattgtattttttatattagTCGGTCATTTTTCACTGTCACAATGTGTCGTTTACGTGGATACGCGATTGGGTACCATAAAAGGTACCACCATGTTGAGCAGAGATGGAAACAAATTCGACGCTTTTCTGAACGTGCCTTATGCTAAGCCACCAGTTGGCGAATTGAGATTTCAA AACCCAGAACCACCAGAGCCATGGAATGGTACTTTGGACGCGACCAAGTATGGGAAAAAATGCATCCAACCGTGGCTAGGAACCATAGTAGGAAGCGAGGACTGTCTTCATATGAATATTTACACTCCCAGAacaaaaaag TCAGAAAACACAACCAAGTTTCCAATCTGGGTATTTATATtcggagggaaaaaattattcggCGAACCAGCTCCTTACAAGTACGGACCTCAGTACATAATGGATAAACCAGTCATCTTGATAACCGTATCTTACAGATTGGGtccttttg GATTCTTGAGCACAGAAGACGATTCAATCTCGGGTAATTTTGGATTAAAAGACGAAGCAGCGGCGCTAAAATGGATTCAACATCACATCGGTGCTTTTGGCGGCGACCCCAGCAATGTAACCATATCTGGAGGCAGTTCGGGAGCCATCGACGTCAATTTTCTACTTTATTCTCCCTTATCCAACG GCTTATTTCACAAAGCCATCTCACAAAGTGGCCTAGCTCTAAATTCAGACGCCATCCAGAAACCGGGCGAAGCTCGAAAATTATCCTGGAAACTGGGCAACTTGGTCGGCTGCAACACTAGCACTCTAAGAACATCGCAGGAGCTGGccaaatgtttaaaaacaatCCCAGCAACTCAGCTGGAAAAAGCTACTTTCAAACTGACg CACGACTATATCCTTCCATTTATGCTTTTTGGTCCAGTACTGGAGAATAAAAGCAATAAAGGATCGTTTTTAGTGGAGGATCCTTGCTTGAGCATACGAAGACCTAGCAGCATACCTTGGATGATAGGAGGCATCAAAGACGAAGGATCTCAGAGAgtcttaa ctttgttttcaaaaagctcCATTATCGATCACTTTGAACGGAATTATCTAACTCTACTTCCGCAATATTTTCGTTACTCGACTTTTGACCGAGCTGCCGAGGTCACGGAGGTAATTAAAGCTAGATATATCGGAGAACAAAAGTTTAACGAGTCGTTCTACGAAATAGCCAGC ATATACGGTTTTGGGAATTTTCATTTGGGAACTATTGAAACAGTTAGCAGATACAGAGGTCCGGTTTACTTGTATTTATACGATTACGATAATAAATACGCCTATCTCAAAACCTATCTGGAATTATTGGCCACCAGAACAAAACATAAACTAG GGGCTGTACATGGTGAAGAATTAATCAGTCTGTATTACAACCCCCTTTTATATCCACCAGTTTTAGATGGAAATGATCGCATTGTATCCGATCAAGTGGTGAATTTATGGTATAATTTCGTAGCTTATGG CAACCCTAATGGAAGAACTGACCACCAACTTTGGAAACCGTCATCGCCGAATGGTTTAGAATATTTACACATAAATAATCTTACATTGACCATGAAACAGAATTATTTTCTGGGAGAAGAATACAGGTTTTGGAAACAAATCGGAAGTCCAACGTTGTGTAGAACGCtgtcaaatttgtaa